TGTTGTTTAATTATCTTCCTCACTCTTATCCTTTCCTCTGAATATTCATAGTACAGTAGAGTTTTGAAGCATTAGATCAATCAAGCTCACTTTTATTTCACTTACTCTTTCCCATATTTCTTCTAGCTTTTTTTCGAGCCCGGGGCCTTTCAACAAGGCAATAGAAAAAAAGGGATTCTATAATGGTCTCTCCGTAAGTCTACAAAATCATACTTTAACCATTGTTCAACCATCGAACTTCGAATCCGTGTAGAATCTAATTCACGCTTTCACGAGAGTTTGAAATCTGTACTTTACTATTCAGAAGCAATATGGCATATCCGGGAGTTCTTCACCAGTATTCAACTCAGGttgcatttgaatttaatcCAAGTGGTCACAAGAAGGTTATCGTCGTCATTGGTGGCCTCTCCGATGGACTATTAACTGTTAAATTTGCACCTGGTCTTGCTAAAGCGGTTGAAAAGTTGGGCTTTGGCGTTTTGCAGATTCAAATGAGAAGCAGCTACATAGGCTGGGGGACTGGTTCACTCGATGCTGATGTGGAAGacattaaaaaattggtcgAGTATTTGAGATCTCCAGAAGGTGGATCGAGGGAGACTATCATAATTATGGGATTTTCAACCGGTTCTCAAGATGTTATGCACTACTTACTTCGTCATtcagattcaattgaaggtTGTATCTTTAGTGCACCGGTGTCCGACAGAGAGGGCCAAGATCCAAAGGATCTCGAACGGTTGAACCCTAAAGCTCAAGAGCTGGTTGCCAATGGTCAGGGAAATGAAATATTACCCAGGGAATATGCCAATTACGTCTTTAATACTCCAATAACGGCTTACAGATGGTGTTCATTGCATGTAAAAGGCGGTGATGATGACTATTTCTCTACTGATCTTTCTCAAGAGGTTTTCGCCAGTACATTTGGTAAACTCGATAAACCATTTTTAGTAGCCTTCAATGAATTGGACGAGTACGTACCTAAGAATGTCAATAAGCCTGAGCATATCAAAAGATGGCAATCCGTGAGTAACCCCAAATATTGGTCCAAGAACTCCGGTATCGTGAAGGGCTCTACACACACAGTGGCCCAACCCGAGGCCCAACAAGATCTTTTCCAGCGAGTTCTCGGATTTTTGGAGGAGTTCTCTTTCTAATGTTCAACAATGGATTACCCTATTATTTTTCCATTGATATATCGCGACCCTATTAACGCACATATACAGATGTATGTAGTCAAAAGAACAATCATTCACAACAAGGGTAACAATACCGTATAGTGCAACTAAACATGTCAACTTCTCAACTGCACGACGGCCCTCACTTCTTTAAACCGTTGGTTCAAGAGATCGAACCCGTACACTTTAGCCTACCTAAAGATGGCACTGTTGCAATTGCATACCCTATCTATTCGCCAGACCAAGTGCATAGCACTCTAATTGATTACATGTGGCATGAATTCAATTACGTAATTGAAGAAGGGTTGACTTACCCACAAGCTGACAATTTGACTAGGGATGAATTTGTACACCACTGGTTCCATTCCTTCTGTGTAGTGGCAATCAAAGGTGGTGTAGATCTACAGAAGGAAAACGATTGGGACAAAGTGTTTTTAGGTACTTTTTACATCAAACCCAATTACATGGCTCGTTGTTCACATAACTGCAATGCAGGTTTCCTTGTTAACCATTTACAACGAGGCCAAAAGATCGGATATAGATTAGGCCAAgtttatttgaaatgggGGGCCCTATTGGGTTACAAGTACTCCGTTTTCAATTTAGTATTTGTGACTAACGTTGCAAGTTGGAAACTTTGGgacaaattcaaatttgatagaattgGTCTTTTACCGAGAGCTGCAATCCTTAAGGGATATgaagaaccaattgatgCAATCATCTACGGTAGAGACTTGACTAAAGTTGATCCAGAATTGCTTGAAGGTTTGTCTTAATTAGACATTTattttaatattttttttataacTAATGATCCAGAGAGTATTAGGTATAGGAACAGATATCGTCTTTACACCTCGAATATCTCATCTATTACAAAGGTTTCCACCTAACGGTTCAGGTTTCAAGAGGTTGACCACCAAGTTCATGCACCAACATGAGCTCGAAGAGCTGCAGCTTCTCCTGTACCAGAAGAAGGACCCAACTACCTATCTAGCAGGGGTTTGGGCCACGAAAGAATGCGTCTGGAAGGCAATGACCTCATTCGTGGATCCTAAGCTAATGCCACCAGCCATAAGCGTTTACACAAGACTTTGTTATAAAACTAAAGGACCTAGGGGGTCCCCATTCCTAGTATTCGACTCAAATTTCCCTCAAACCACACCTCTTCATTCACTTTTCTACAATGAGGTTATctacaagagaaaaatCAAGGCATTACTATCCATTTCGCACGACAAGGATTACCTAGTAGCATTCATGACGATGTTAGAAGACATCAATTGATGCCCACTGGGTCTTCCATGTTAGACAGCTCATcttaataatttttcacatcCTTCGAgcatgaaaaattgaaaaactacgctgaattgaaaaagtgtACATACTACTAACATTAACCAGTTTAAGAGGTGTTAAAAGGATTAGGAAAAACCGTCATTATGGGTGTAGCTGATTTGATCAAGAAGTTTGAAAGTATTGGACACGAACAACAACCCCATGATGGATCCTTGACAGATTCTAAGCCGGATATGAATCCTGCAAAGGACACGCAAGAGGATATTAAAAAGCCCGAAGAGCCCATTGATAATAGTGAGAATGCATTAAAGCACGTTCCTAGCCCCCAAGAAGCTGAGAAAGTAGAGGAAAACGCTGCTGGATCTGAGTCTGAGGTGAATGTGCCTAAAGAGACTCCtattgaacaagaaaagcCTGAGGAAAAATCTGAGGCAGAGCCCGAAGAGTCTGAAAACAAACCAGAGGAGtctgaaaaaaaatctgaagtacaagaggaaaaacCTGTCGAGGATTCTGCAGCTCCTGAAGCTTCTGAGACTGTTGATGCTACTGTTACCTCGAATGAGGATTCTGGCgaaaaggaagatgaagagaataAGAACGAACCAGAACCAGAGGAGGTGCACTCTGACCAAGTAGAAGAATCGGCTCATACAGAAAGTTCAAGCAGtaaaaagaacaaaaagaagaagaacaagaagaagaagaagcaacaacaacagaagcagcaagaacaagaacacgaacaagaacaagaacacGAACAGCAACAGGTTGAAACCAATCCAAGCAGTAACAACGATGCAAAGGAAGGATCAGCCGACAATAGCCTTAGGCGTGactaaagaaattacaCCACAATTGACTGAAAATGAATCGATTCATGAATTGAGTAGACCAAATTCAGAGATAAGCATGTCAGCAACGAGCGAATCTCGTATA
The genomic region above belongs to Zygosaccharomyces rouxii strain CBS732 chromosome F complete sequence and contains:
- a CDS encoding uncharacterized protein (conserved hypothetical protein); the encoded protein is MAYPGVLHQYSTQVAFEFNPSGHKKVIVVIGGLSDGLLTVKFAPGLAKAVEKLGFGVLQIQMRSSYIGWGTGSLDADVEDIKKLVEYLRSPEGGSRETIIIMGFSTGSQDVMHYLLRHSDSIEGCIFSAPVSDREGQDPKDLERLNPKAQELVANGQGNEILPREYANYVFNTPITAYRWCSLHVKGGDDDYFSTDLSQEVFASTFGKLDKPFLVAFNELDEYVPKNVNKPEHIKRWQSVSNPKYWSKNSGIVKGSTHTVAQPEAQQDLFQRVLGFLEEFSF
- a CDS encoding uncharacterized protein (conserved hypothetical protein) yields the protein MSTSQLHDGPHFFKPLVQEIEPVHFSLPKDGTVAIAYPIYSPDQVHSTLIDYMWHEFNYVIEEGLTYPQADNLTRDEFVHHWFHSFCVVAIKGGVDLQKENDWDKVFLGTFYIKPNYMARCSHNCNAGFLVNHLQRGQKIGYRLGQVYLKWGALLGYKYSVFNLVFVTNVASWKLWDKFKFDRIGLLPRAAILKGYEEPIDAIIYGRDLTKVDPELLEGLS
- the PPT2 gene encoding holo-[acyl-carrier-protein] synthase (similar to gnl|GLV|CAGL0M02365g Candida glabrata CAGL0M02365g and weakly similar to YPL148C uniprot|Q12036 Saccharomyces cerevisiae YPL148C PPT2 Phosphopantetheine:protein transferase (PPTase) activates mitochondrial acyl carrier protein (Acp1p) by phosphopantetheinylation), which codes for MIQRVLGIGTDIVFTPRISHLLQRFPPNGSGFKRLTTKFMHQHELEELQLLLYQKKDPTTYLAGVWATKECVWKAMTSFVDPKLMPPAISVYTRLCYKTKGPRGSPFLVFDSNFPQTTPLHSLFYNEVIYKRKIKALLSISHDKDYLVAFMTMLEDIN